AATGATTCCATCTTTGGGATCTATAAATAATCCATGACCTCTTTGCCTCCGACAGTCTAACATGAAGAGCCTGGAGCAGGAGCTGCATTGCCCCGTGTGTAAAGAGATAGTCAAACAGCCTGTGGTCCTGCCGTGCCAGCACAGCGTCTGTCTAATGTGTGCCTCCGAGGTCTTAGTGGCAAATGGCTACCCGCCTCCGGACCTTCCCCCTGAGCCCAACTCTCCAGCCTCCACCCCCAACATGCGCTCGCCCCGTCAGGCTCGCCGGCCCACTCCAAAATCCGAGCAGCGGCCTATTGACCGCGTGCTGCGGTCAGGTAAGAAACGCgtctttattttgattatttatctGATTTCTCGAATATAAGAGAAGCTTGTTCAATTGAAATCTTCTCCTTCTGCTCATGAGGTCCCCACCCACCATCGCCATCCATGCCTCGTTCCCCTGGTCATGGGACGTATCCAGGGCGACGACGTAAGGAGGGCCCTCCCCTGGTGATGATGTTCCCCTGTGTCCCCTGCGGTCGAGACGTTGAACTGGGAGAGAAGGGCCTCACCGACTGTCTCCGCAACCTCACACTGGAGCGGATAGTGGAGAGGTAGCACGCAGATGTGCTCACACACTCATATAACAAAATTATATATTAAGAAAATTGCTAAGATAAGCACATAAAGCCTCCACATTATATTGATTTGATGTTAAGGACtgaatataaatgaataaatgactcTGAAGTGAAAAAAACAGGAGGTGTGGGAACATTTCCAGATCTGATCGTCatcattcagcagcagctgaactgTGAAAAATCCTGCACCGTGTGCAATACAACATACTGTCCGGTAGCTACACTTACTGACAGTGTTTCCACAGGCTAGCAGCTTTCTGTTTACTTTCTCACACATTTCTTGCTGCCTGTCTCATCCTAGATCCCTACATCTTTTAGACACCTTGATTTGACTTGCTTTTACAACACAGGCAGAAAATTGCTCCCtcatttgacaaaataaaaaaaggtgtttagTCACAActgaacaagacaaaaactgggttttctgggttttttctACCTTATTTTGTGGTCATTATCTCTAGGTACAGGCACACAGTGAGCCTGGGCAGCGTCGCTGTGATGTGTCAGTTCTGTAAACCTCCACAAGCTCTGGAGGCCACTAAGGGCTGCGCTGACTGCAGAGCGAATTTCTGCAACGAGTGTTTCAAGCTCTATCACCCATGGGGGACGCCGCGGGCCCAACACGAGCATATCCTGCCAACGCTCAACTTCAGACCAAAGGTGCTGAGACACTTATTACTCATTTTTATCTGCATATAAGATAAACTATAAAACTACATGATAAAAAACTCATTTAAGCTGTGTTCTTATCCTGTCAATAAAGGTTTTTAGGTTATAAAACTATAACATGTAATGGGAATTTGTTCAACAGATGTGAAAATATTTCATAgtctgattttagttttaatattttgagcCATGTGgcttaaataacacaaaaggaACAAACATCTGTATCAATTTTATGACCAAAAATTCAGTAATCATTTGCTTTATACTGTTTTACTGACGTTTAGCTGCAGTTGTCTATTTTCCCAAAGTGAGAATAGTGAATTACAAATATGTAAacatctttgttctgttttccacACGTAAAGTTTGGCTCAGATGGATTTGCTCAGGTTTAACGAGCCTCTCCTCCTCAGGTTCTGACCTGTACGGAGCATGACCAGgagaagctgcagttttattgCAGGTCCTGCCAGCGGCTGCTCTGTCCTCTCTGCAAACTGCGCCGAGTCCACACGGGACACAAAATCCTCCCCGTGGCCCAGGCTTACCAAGCTCTAAAGGTCTCAGCCCGACTCTTCACCAGTTCCTCataaaaatatgtgtaaaatctgttcagatgAAGAGTTATATCCCCATACTTTCATGTCATATACTCAAATTGTGAATTAAAATCAGCACTAGTCAGATTTAggatttaaaaatcacattttgacgTATAATAAATAAACGCAAACAGGCTAATGGAGAGTTAATGTCTGCCTTTTAATCCgtgctgtcattttttttcaacaggaGAAGATTACTAAAGAGATAAACTACATTTTGTCGAACCAGGACACAGTTCTGTCTCAGATCACCCAGCTGGAGAGCTCCATCACTCAGACTGAGGTGATTAACACTTTTGCACAACAACATTATGCTTAACGTTAAATTAAAACCAGTCACCAGTTCGACCACATTAAACAGCTGAAGGCACAAATCGCTTGTCCCTTTTGTTGATGCGTTCAATCAGATTAATTCAGAATCAGTTTATAtctaatatgacatgaagattgatgttttattttaccagatATTACAAACGAAAAGGCCATTAGTGGTTTGGATACCAAatgcttttgtcttttgctgTGTTTCCccatttttatagtttcttcctGCTTGTCTCAAACTGCGTGTTTAGAATTCAGTGCTTGTGTCATTAAATCAGTGAGTCGATGAAATCTGTGCTTGTGTCTTACAGACACATttggtgaaaacattttaaagaaatgtgtcagCGTTCAGTTCAtacagatgaaaataaaaccatataaTGTGATGATATTAATCCATAAGTAAAACTGACATATGCAGACACTGATACATTTATTGCTACCCTACTGTCCACTCTATTTCAGCATAtccttgtaaaataaaactttttttgtttactctatCACGTATTAAAGGCATGCATATCTACATTTTAACAAACCTTTGTTTCAGTGAGCTGTAAGGGTACCAATAAATGTATCTGTATCTATAAAACATTAGTAAtatatgcattttaaaacatttggtcCTGTTTGTGACTCATGCAGGTGTTTCAAACATCATCTATGCATCTTTATGTGTACTTTGACCTTTGGTACACCTTTTAATGAAGGACAAAGGCCTTCTGTGAAGATGTGAGCCAGCTTCAGCTGAGTGTTAGTTTTCAgatgtttgaacttttttttttttttttcccccctcaggtGAACAGCGTGTCAGCCAGAGAGCAGCTGGCTCAGAGCATCAGGGATCTGACCGCCGCCCTGGCTGAGCGCCACGCCTCGCTCACCCAGGCCCTGGAGGCGGCGCGGCAGAAGCGGGGCGAGGCCTTGGCTGCTCAGGTGTCGGAGAGGCGGAGCTTGATGGAACACGCGGGGCTCATGGCGTTCACCCAGGAGCTGCTGAAAGAAACCgaccagccctgcttcgtgcaGGCTGCGCGACAAACTCACaacaggttttttcttttttgtttaccttCGGTTCCACTCCCTGACTTGACTAAACAGATATtaggtttgtggtttttatccTCGGTTTTGGAAAAGAACGGCAGcacaaattaaatttatctAATTATAGCTgtactttaaactttaataaaaatgttctcagtTCTGTTTGAAAGTAGAGCCTAAATGATTTAGCTGTATTTGTAAATCGCTCCATTCCGTTTTACATTTAATGATCCATCTTCTGGGGGATGAAGTTAATGTGTTTGCTTTAGATCGCTGCAGTTA
The DNA window shown above is from Kryptolebias marmoratus isolate JLee-2015 linkage group LG5, ASM164957v2, whole genome shotgun sequence and carries:
- the trim46b gene encoding tripartite motif-containing 46b isoform X4; amino-acid sequence: MMKTGGSFFYVAEMDVKTASSAMEALVRISSNMKSLEQELHCPVCKEIVKQPVVLPCQHSVCLMCASEVLVANGYPPPDLPPEPNSPASTPNMRSPRQARRPTPKSEQRPIDRVLRSGPHPPSPSMPRSPGHGTYPGRRRKEGPPLVMMFPCVPCGRDVELGEKGLTDCLRNLTLERIVERYRHTVSLGSVAVMCQFCKPPQALEATKGCADCRANFCNECFKLYHPWGTPRAQHEHILPTLNFRPKVLTCTEHDQEKLQFYCRSCQRLLCPLCKLRRVHTGHKILPVAQAYQALKEKITKEINYILSNQDTVLSQITQLESSITQTEVNSVSAREQLAQSIRDLTAALAERHASLTQALEAARQKRGEALAAQVSERRSLMEHAGLMAFTQELLKETDQPCFVQAARQTHNRLSKAIENLQHFTLAADPSFRHFQLDVSKELKLLTDLTFIQAPQAPVIDTQRSLAYDQLFLCWRLPQESPPVWHFSVEYRRRGVVPGGASRGGIRGGLAAARWGWQRLDEVSGTSAVIDRLEMDSVYVLRVRGCNKAGYGEYSEEVYLHTPPAPGGSRSGVQTAGVVSPPSGHGQSSLRPRQRP
- the trim46b gene encoding tripartite motif-containing 46b isoform X3 produces the protein MMKTGGSFFYVAEMDVKTASSAMEALVRISSNMKSLEQELHCPVCKEIVKQPVVLPCQHSVCLMCASEVLVANGYPPPDLPPEPNSPASTPNMRSPRQARRPTPKSEQRPIDRVLRSGPHPPSPSMPRSPGHGTYPGRRRKEGPPLVMMFPCVPCGRDVELGEKGLTDCLRNLTLERIVERYRHTVSLGSVAVMCQFCKPPQALEATKGCADCRANFCNECFKLYHPWGTPRAQHEHILPTLNFRPKVLTCTEHDQEKLQFYCRSCQRLLCPLCKLRRVHTGHKILPVAQAYQALKEKITKEINYILSNQDTVLSQITQLESSITQTEVNSVSAREQLAQSIRDLTAALAERHASLTQALEAARQKRGEALAAQVSERRSLMEHAGLMAFTQELLKETDQPCFVQAARQTHNRLSKAIENLQHFTLAADPSFRHFQLDVSKELKLLTDLTFIQAPQAPVIDTQRSLAYDQLFLCWRLPQESPPVWHFSVEYRRRGVVPGGASRGGIRGGLAAARWGWQRLDEVSGTSAVIDRLEMDSVYVLRVRGCNKAGYGEYSEEVYLHTPPAPALYLPSSAVLLPRYQPTCLLQNICPSIDEVCSLLRPEA